From Micrococcus porci, one genomic window encodes:
- the ctaD gene encoding aa3-type cytochrome oxidase subunit I: protein MTTYEYATDEVRTQAQPRVAPRSLGKIVVSWLTTTDHKVLGYMYLIVSFVFFCVGGVMALMIRAELFEPGMQILQTKEQYNQLFTMHGTIMLLMFATPLFVGFANVLVPLQIGAPDVAFPRLNALAFWFFLFGSFIACAGFLTPQGAASFGWFAYAPLSDTTYSPGVGGDLWVFGLVLQGFGTIMGGVNFITTILTMRAPGMTMWRMPIFTWNTLITGILIMMAFPPLAAALFALGMDRRFGGHIFNPENGGAILWQHLFWFFGHPEVYIIALPFFGVVSEIIPVFSRKPIFGYKSLVFATTSIAALSVTVWAHHMYVTGAVLLPFFSVMTMLIAVPTGVKFVNWIGTMWRGSITFETPMLWTLGFMVTFLFGGLTGVILASPPLDFQVSDTYFVVAHFHYVIFGTVVFAMFAGFFFWWPKFTGKMLNERLGKIQFWLLFVGFHGTFLVQHWLGVIGMPRRYADYMIEDGFTAMNQFSTVFSFLLGASLIPFFWNVYVTTRFGKRVTVDDPWGFGSSLEWATSCPPPRHNFHSLPRIRSERPALDLHHPELAAYSPQAEPEVFGEKVASK, encoded by the coding sequence GTCTCGTTCGTCTTCTTCTGCGTGGGCGGCGTGATGGCGCTCATGATCCGCGCCGAGCTCTTCGAGCCCGGCATGCAGATCCTGCAGACCAAGGAGCAGTACAACCAGCTGTTCACCATGCACGGCACGATCATGCTGCTGATGTTCGCGACGCCGCTGTTCGTCGGCTTCGCCAACGTGCTCGTGCCGCTGCAGATCGGCGCCCCCGACGTCGCGTTCCCGCGACTGAACGCGCTGGCCTTCTGGTTCTTCCTGTTCGGCTCGTTCATCGCGTGCGCCGGCTTCCTCACCCCTCAGGGTGCGGCCTCGTTCGGGTGGTTCGCGTACGCCCCGCTCTCGGACACCACGTACTCGCCCGGCGTGGGCGGTGACCTCTGGGTGTTCGGTCTGGTCCTCCAGGGCTTCGGCACGATCATGGGCGGCGTCAACTTCATCACCACGATCCTGACGATGCGCGCCCCGGGCATGACGATGTGGCGCATGCCGATCTTCACCTGGAACACGCTCATCACCGGCATCCTGATCATGATGGCGTTCCCGCCGCTGGCCGCCGCGCTCTTCGCGCTGGGCATGGACCGTCGCTTCGGCGGCCACATCTTCAACCCGGAGAACGGCGGCGCCATCCTGTGGCAGCACCTCTTCTGGTTCTTCGGCCACCCCGAGGTGTACATCATCGCCCTGCCGTTCTTCGGCGTCGTCTCCGAGATCATCCCGGTGTTCTCCCGCAAGCCGATCTTCGGCTACAAGTCCCTGGTCTTCGCGACGACGTCGATCGCCGCGCTCTCCGTGACGGTGTGGGCGCACCACATGTACGTGACCGGCGCCGTGCTCCTGCCGTTCTTCTCCGTGATGACCATGCTCATCGCGGTCCCGACCGGCGTGAAGTTCGTGAACTGGATCGGCACCATGTGGCGCGGTTCGATCACCTTCGAGACCCCGATGCTGTGGACGCTCGGCTTCATGGTCACCTTCCTGTTCGGTGGCCTGACCGGCGTCATCCTGGCGTCGCCGCCCCTGGACTTCCAGGTGTCCGACACCTACTTCGTCGTGGCGCACTTCCACTACGTCATCTTCGGCACCGTGGTGTTCGCGATGTTCGCCGGCTTCTTCTTCTGGTGGCCCAAGTTCACCGGCAAGATGCTGAACGAGCGTCTCGGCAAGATCCAGTTCTGGCTGCTGTTCGTGGGCTTCCACGGCACGTTCCTGGTGCAGCACTGGCTGGGCGTCATCGGCATGCCGCGTCGCTACGCGGACTACATGATCGAGGACGGCTTCACCGCGATGAACCAGTTCTCCACCGTCTTCTCCTTCCTGCTCGGCGCGTCGCTGATCCCGTTCTTCTGGAACGTGTACGTGACCACCCGCTTCGGCAAGAGGGTGACCGTGGACGACCCGTGGGGCTTCGGCTCCTCCCTGGAGTGGGCCACCTCCTGCCCGCCCCCGCGTCACAACTTCCACTCGCTGCCGCGCATCCGCTCCGAGCGTCCTGCCCTGGACCTGCACCATCCGGAGCTGGCGGCCTACTCGCCCCAGGCCGAGCCTGAGGTTTTCGGAGAGAAGGTGGCTTCCAAGTGA
- a CDS encoding cytochrome c oxidase subunit 4: MKIASNIFWIIGAFLVAVATLYGFWVKWTEWAGIPAIYALGAMCWMIAWYVQSTDKRHGLGPADDEDGEIVEYAGTYGTFAPSSWWPLGVAVACAMLVTGLAVGWWIFALGVIAGVYFTFGWVYEFSRGKYAH, encoded by the coding sequence GTGAAGATCGCGTCCAACATCTTCTGGATCATCGGCGCCTTCCTCGTCGCCGTCGCCACGCTCTACGGCTTCTGGGTGAAGTGGACCGAGTGGGCCGGCATCCCCGCCATCTACGCCCTCGGCGCGATGTGCTGGATGATCGCCTGGTACGTGCAGTCCACGGACAAGCGCCATGGCCTCGGCCCGGCGGATGACGAGGACGGCGAGATCGTCGAGTACGCCGGTACCTACGGCACCTTCGCCCCCTCCAGCTGGTGGCCGCTCGGCGTGGCCGTCGCCTGCGCCATGCTGGTGACCGGCCTGGCCGTCGGCTGGTGGATCTTCGCCCTCGGCGTCATCGCCGGCGTGTACTTCACCTTCGGCTGGGTCTACGAGTTCTCCCGCGGCAAGTACGCCCACTGA